One window from the genome of Hippopotamus amphibius kiboko isolate mHipAmp2 chromosome 13, mHipAmp2.hap2, whole genome shotgun sequence encodes:
- the NKTR gene encoding NK-tumor recognition protein isoform X10, whose protein sequence is MGAQDRPQCHFDIEINREPVGRIMFQLFSDICPKTCKNFLCLCSGEKGLGKTTGKKLCYKGSTFHRVVKNFMIQGGDFSEGNGKGGESIYGGYFKENVVFCKMKR, encoded by the exons ATGGGGGCGCAGGACCGGCCGCAGTGTCACTTCGACATCGAGATCAACCGGGAGCCGG TTGGTCGCATTATGTTTCAGCTCTTTTCAGATATATGTCCAAAAACTTGCAAAAACTTCCTTTGCCTATGCTCAG gggAGAAAGGCCTTGGGAAAACAACTGGGAAGAAGTTATGTTATAAAGGTTCTACGTTCCACCGTGTGGTTAAAAACTTTATGATTCAGGGTGGGGACTTCAGTGAAG GTAATGGAAAAGGTGGAGAATCAATTTATGGTGGATATTTTAAAG AGAATGTGgtcttttgcaaaatgaaaag ATGA
- the SS18L2 gene encoding SS18-like protein 2, protein MSVAFVPDWLRGKADVNQETIQRLLEENDQLIRCIVEYQNKGRANECVQYQHVLHRNLIYLATIADANPTSASKAME, encoded by the exons ATGTCGGTGGCCTTCGTACCGGACTGGCTGAGAGGCAAGGCGGACGTCAATCAGGAGACGATTCAGCGG CTTCTGGAGGAGAATGACCAGTTGATCCGCTGTATTGTGGAATATCAGAACAAAGGCCGGGCGAATGAGTGCGTCCA GTACCAGCATGTGTTACACAGAAATCTCATTTATTTGGCCACCATCGCAGATGCCAACCCAACCAGTGCTTCAAAAGCAATGGAATAA
- the SEC22C gene encoding vesicle-trafficking protein SEC22c isoform X1, translating to MSMILFACVVRVRDGLPLSASTDFYHTQDFLECRRRLKTLALRLAQYPGRGSAEGRDFSIHFSSSRDVACMAICSHQCPAAMAFCFLETLWWEFTASYDTTCIGLASRPYAFLEFDSVIQKVKWHFNYVSSTQMESSLEKIQEELKFQPPVVLTLEDTDVANGVMNGHLPMHLEPAPNFRMEPVTALGVLSLILNIMCAALNLIRGIHLAEHSLQVAHEEIGNILAFLIPFVACIFQCYLYLFYSPARTMKVVLMLLFICLGNMYLHGLRNLWQILFHIGVAFLSSHQILTRQLQEKQSDCGV from the exons ATGTCCATGATCCTTTTTGCCTGTGTGGTTAGGGTGAGGGATGGACTGCCCCTCTCGGCCTCCACTGACTTCTACCACACCCAAGATTTTCTGGAATGCAGGAGGCGGCTCAAGACTTTAGCCTTGCGGCTGGCCCAGTATCCAGGTCGAGGTTCTGCAGAAGGACGTGACTTCAGTATCCA TTTCTCTTCTTCGAGGGATGTGGCCTGCATGGCTATCTGCTCCCACCAGTGTCCAGCAGCCATGGCCTTCTGCTTCCTGGAGACCCTATGGTGGGAATTCACGGCTTCCTATGACACCACCTGCATTGGCCTAGCCTCCAGGCCATACGCCTTTCTCGAATTCG ACAGCGTCATTCAGAAAGTGAAGTGGCATTTTAACTATGTAAGTTCCACCCAGATGGAGAGCAGCTTAGAAAAAATTCAGGAGGAACTCAAGTTCCAGCCCCCAGTGGTTCTCACTCTAGAGGACACGGATGTGGCTAACGGGGTGATGAATGGTCACCTACCAATGCACTTGGAACCTG CTCCTAATTTCCGAATGGAACCAGTGACAGCCCTGGGCGTCCTCTCCCTTATTCTCAACATCATGTGTGCTGCTCTGAACCTCATTCGTGGAATTCACCTCGCAGAACATTCTTTACAG GTTGCACATGAAGAAATTGGAAATATTCTGgcttttcttattccttttgtAGCCTGCATTTTCCAG TGTTATCTATACCTGTTCTACAGTCCAGCCAGGACTATgaaggtggtgctgatgctgctctTTATTTGCCTGGGCAACATGTACCTGCATGGGCTGAGGAACCTCTGGCAAATCCTCTTCCACATAGGAGTGGCTTTCCTGTCTTCACATCAGATACTGACGCGGCAGCTTCAGGAGAAACAGTCTGACTGTGGAGTGTGA
- the SEC22C gene encoding vesicle-trafficking protein SEC22c isoform X2 has protein sequence MSMILFACVVRVRDGLPLSASTDFYHTQDFLECRRRLKTLALRLAQYPGRGSAEGRDFSIHFSSSRDVACMAICSHQCPAAMAFCFLETLWWEFTASYDTTCIGLASRPYAFLEFAPNFRMEPVTALGVLSLILNIMCAALNLIRGIHLAEHSLQVAHEEIGNILAFLIPFVACIFQCYLYLFYSPARTMKVVLMLLFICLGNMYLHGLRNLWQILFHIGVAFLSSHQILTRQLQEKQSDCGV, from the exons ATGTCCATGATCCTTTTTGCCTGTGTGGTTAGGGTGAGGGATGGACTGCCCCTCTCGGCCTCCACTGACTTCTACCACACCCAAGATTTTCTGGAATGCAGGAGGCGGCTCAAGACTTTAGCCTTGCGGCTGGCCCAGTATCCAGGTCGAGGTTCTGCAGAAGGACGTGACTTCAGTATCCA TTTCTCTTCTTCGAGGGATGTGGCCTGCATGGCTATCTGCTCCCACCAGTGTCCAGCAGCCATGGCCTTCTGCTTCCTGGAGACCCTATGGTGGGAATTCACGGCTTCCTATGACACCACCTGCATTGGCCTAGCCTCCAGGCCATACGCCTTTCTCGAATTCG CTCCTAATTTCCGAATGGAACCAGTGACAGCCCTGGGCGTCCTCTCCCTTATTCTCAACATCATGTGTGCTGCTCTGAACCTCATTCGTGGAATTCACCTCGCAGAACATTCTTTACAG GTTGCACATGAAGAAATTGGAAATATTCTGgcttttcttattccttttgtAGCCTGCATTTTCCAG TGTTATCTATACCTGTTCTACAGTCCAGCCAGGACTATgaaggtggtgctgatgctgctctTTATTTGCCTGGGCAACATGTACCTGCATGGGCTGAGGAACCTCTGGCAAATCCTCTTCCACATAGGAGTGGCTTTCCTGTCTTCACATCAGATACTGACGCGGCAGCTTCAGGAGAAACAGTCTGACTGTGGAGTGTGA